The genomic DNA GTCGCGCGGCTCAGCGCCCGGTTTCCTTGAGGTAGGCCTCGATCCCGGTCTTCAGCCCCTCGGCCAGACGCTGCTGGTAGGCGGCGCTGAAGAGGCGCTTTTCCTCGGTGGCGTTCGTGATGAAACCCAGCTCCACCAGGGCCGCGGGCATGTTGGTCAGCGCCAGCACGTAGAGCGGGCCGTGCTGCACGCCGATGTCGCGCACGCCCTTCCAATTCCCGCTCACGCTGGAGATCATGTTGCGTTGGAGG from Chrysiogenia bacterium includes the following:
- a CDS encoding N-acetylmuramoyl-L-alanine amidase, with product QSKASTIARENFTNLESVFKQSSGDLAAILSDLKYKDKERQSAALAGHLQRNMISSVSGNWKGVRDIGVQHGPLYVLALTNMPAALVELGFITNATEEKRLFSAAYQQRLAEGLKTGIEAYLKETGR